A stretch of DNA from Arachis hypogaea cultivar Tifrunner chromosome 19, arahy.Tifrunner.gnm2.J5K5, whole genome shotgun sequence:
TGCTCGTATACGCAAGTGTCCCATCCCGAATGGAATGCTCGCGTCACGTGTTGAATGTTCGCGTACGCAAAGGTAAAAATCTACATGTCCGCATACGCACGCATTGTCCGCATACGCAAGATGCCCAACTCGAATAGAATGCTCGCGTCGCATGCACTGTGTCGCGTACGCATGCTGTACCAGACTCAGAAAAATTTAAAGCTGCAGAATTACAATtttaaaacaccaaactttaaacgatcataacttcctctacaaaattttgtttcctcaaactttatatcattttaaagctcttgagataacctttaatttaaaacaaagttCATCCAATTTTAAGGTTTGAGGCTAAAGTTATGATCcgccaaagttcatcaaaaatagGTTTTCACCAAAAGAGACAATTCTctagtttttcaaaaattctaaacCCAACTAActcaaaacatactcaaaacaacCCAAAATTCATTATAGACACTCCCCAAACATTTATCACTCACATAACTATCAAAACGACTTAATACTCACCCTCTCCAACTTCAAGTTCCTCCTAAACTCACATCAAAGCTCCTCAATGCCACCATTCAATATTTCCAATAATCATCAATCAATTCAGTTAATTCATCAAATCTCCTCAATCATTTATTTTCAACATGAACTACAATAACCATCAATATCATCATCGATATTCATCTTCAAACATCAACACCCCCCATCATAACTCATTAAGGTCATCATactcatcaataatcataatctaCCAACATATATAAATCATCACATTCAAACTCATTCAACCTCCATCCAAACTATTATCATGCAtaatatttatatacaattaatCATACAACCACATCATTCAACCTATCATAGAGGCCACTAGCATAAgtttcacaaaacattatatacTACTGTTCATACACCGGTCCGAGCTATAGAGCCGAGTTGGATGAAGATAAAGGGACCGACCTCATGAAAGGTTGGCCCATCACCGACCTCTTCGCGAAGAGCTTGGACAAACGCCTTAGAGGCTCAAGAAGGCCCAAAGCGAAAGGATCACCGCTCACCAGAAGGTAGTTGACCAAAGGAAAAAGATCTCCtccacaaaaagataagataagatatgataacCAACTTATCTTAAAGGAAGATCATCAAgcattactataaatacactggagcacccatgtataagtcatactccaattctactaaaaatatgctTAAAGTccatactgacttaagcatcggagtctcttgtaggtaccacccccctcGGGTGATCGAGGACCAGCCGCATCTCAAGCTCCAACAAGTCGGGCACGGCAGCCTTGGTCAgaccagaagatctcatccgagatcgacctccctgTTTCAGGTAATccttggaacattggcgccgttgccggagaatttgGAAGTCATTCCATCACCATGGCAAACAACTATGCCAACGACCTCAACTTGGGATTAGAAGAAGGAACGCCACTTAAGAACACGAATGCCACACCAAACTTTCCAAAGGACACACACCAATCCAAGGGAGACAAGCAGACTCAGAACGCAGAAATTTTAGACGCCATTCGTGAACAGCAGGATCGCCTCAAACAACTCAAACAAGAAGCTGAACGTCAGTGCGAAGCCGAGCGAGATCTTCGGAGAGAAACAAGACAGTGTCAAGAGCTCGAAGACAAACTCTTGAAGATCGAAGCCGACCTCAAGACTAAAACCGCTCGGCCTAACCacgaagatagcccccacaaggaccaagacctGTTCACGAAAGAAATCATGAAGgcagtcccaaaggacttcaaagccccTGACATGACCTCATACGATGGTACGTCCGACCCAAGTCATCACCTCAGTAACTTTAGGAGTCGGATGTACCTCACGGATGCCTCAGACGCAacccgctgcaaagccttcctgaCCACCCTGACCAAGATGGCGATAAAGTGGTTTGACAGCCTGCCACCAAGGTCGATCACAAGCTTCGATGACCTTGCCAAGAAGTTCTTAGCCAGGTTTTCCAAGCCTGCTAGGGATTAAataaggagatcgggaaagcctccgcagttacatggagagattcaataaagcatgccttGACATACAGAATCTTTCTACAGAAGCAGCGATTATGGGACTTATCAACGGTCTGCGggaaggaccctttagccactccatatccaagaaacacccaacatctctgaatgaggtacaagaacgggcggaaaagtacatcaatatggaggagaactcccgattaggagaaacctcaaagaccggattctcctacccacctcgggacaaggataaagagtccaagaaaaaagaagaccaaCCTACTGAGAAACCcaaaaagtaccacaactacacccccttcgggtgtcccttgtggatgtttaccgagagatatgcaacactgagaagatcccacccccTCCCCTGATTAAACACAAGAGAGGAGAAAGTCAGACAGAGTATtgtgaataccaccgaatctacgAGCATCCTACCAACAAGTGCTACGacctgaagaatgtcatagaaaaattggcacgAGAAGGGTGACTAGATCGGTTCTTAGCCAATAGAGATGATGAACCAAAAAAGAGAATAAGGGACGAAGAGGGCGAACGAGCTGAACATCCCCCTCACACTCCGGAGAGACacattcacatgataaatggaggattcgcaggaagAGAGATCTCTAAGTCATCctgcaaaagacaccttaaagaggtgcACCATGTCAGAGAAGGGGATAggtcacccgacctccccactattaccttcacTCAAGAAGACGCCGCAGGCATCATCCCGGGGCATGATGACCCCGTGGTCGTTACCATCATACTTGCCAATGCCAATCTCCACCAAAcattggtagaccaaggaagctctgcggATATCCTGTTCAAATCCGCTTTCGACAAGCTTggcctacaagaaaaagagctcagagcatatcctaaTAGCCTATTCAGGCTCGGAGACACCCCAATCCAACCAATTGGGTACATCCCGctgcacacaaccttcggaatAGAAATACGGTCTAGAACGCTAAGTATAGAC
This window harbors:
- the LOC140182186 gene encoding uncharacterized protein, which translates into the protein MINGGFAGREISKSSCKRHLKEVHHVREGDRSPDLPTITFTQEDAAGIIPGHDDPVVVTIILANANLHQTLVDQGSSADILFKSAFDKLGLQEKELRAYPNSLFRLGDTPIQPIGYIPLHTTFGIEIRSRTLSIDYIVVDVSSAYNALIGQTTLN